In Tiliqua scincoides isolate rTilSci1 chromosome 1, rTilSci1.hap2, whole genome shotgun sequence, the following are encoded in one genomic region:
- the GJA1 gene encoding gap junction alpha-1 protein, with protein sequence MGDWSALGRLLDKVQAYSTAGGKVWLSVLFIFRILLLGTAVESAWGDEQSAFRCNTQQPGCENVCYDKSFPISHVRFWVLQFIFVSVPTLLYLAHVFYVMRKEEKLNRKEEELKLVQSEGINVDVHLKQIEIKKFKYGIEEHGKVKMRGGLLRTYIISIIFKSFFEVAFLVIQWYIYGFTLQAIYECERVPCPHKVDCFLSRPTEKTIFIIFMLVVSLVSLTLNIIEIFYVTFKSIKDRMKTKNDPFSPNNTLSPSKECGSPKYAYFNGCSSPTAPLSPMSPPGYKLVTGDRNNSSSCRNYNKQASEQNWANYSAEQNRIGQAGSTISNSHAQPFEFADEPQNSKKMGSGHELQPLTVVDQRPPSRASSRASSRPRPDDLEI encoded by the coding sequence ATGGGTGATTGGAGTGCTTTGGGAAGGCTCCTTGACAAAGTCCAAGCCTACTCCACTGCAGGAGGGAAGGTGTGGCTGTCTGTCCTCTTCATCTTTCGAATCCTGCTGCTGGGGACAGCAGTGGAGTCTGCCTGGGGAGATGAGCAATCGGCATTCCGGTGCAACACCCAACAACCTGGTTGTGAAAATGTCTGCTATGATAAGTCGTTCCCTATCTCTCATGTGcgcttctgggttctgcagttcaTTTTTGTGTCTGTGCCGACCCTCCTGTACTTGGCACATGTGTTCTACGTCATGCGGAAAGAAGAGAAGCTaaacaggaaggaagaagagctcAAGCTTGTTCAAAGTGAGGGCATTAATGTAGATGTGCATCTCAAGCAAATAGAAATCAAGAAATTTAAGTACGGAATTGAAGAGCATGGCAAGGTGAAAATGCGTGGGGGGCTGCTCCGCACCTATATCATCAGCATCATCTTCAAATCGTTCTTTGAGGTGGCTTTCTTGGTCATACAATGGTACATCTACGGGTTCACCCTGCAAGCCATTTATGAGTGTGAACGAGTGCCATGCCCACACAAAGTGGATTGTTTCCTCTCCCGTCCCACAGAGAAAACCATCTTCATTATCTTCATGCTGGTGGTGTCTTTGGTTTCCCTCACTTTGAACATCATTGAAATATTTTATGTCACCTTCAAGAGCATTAAGGATCGTATGAAGACCAAAAATGACCCTTTCTCTCCCAACAACACCCTGAGTCCTTCCAAGGAATGTGGATCTCCCAAATATGCCTACTTCAATGGTTGTTCCTCTCCAACTGCTCCCTTGTCACCCATGTCTCCACCAGGATACAAGCTTGTTACTGGAGACAGGAACAATTCCTCCTCCTGTCGTAACTACAATAAGCAAGCCAGTGAACAAAACTGGGCAAATTACAGTGCTGAGCAGAACAGGATTGGACAGGCTGGGAGCACCATCTCCAACTCACATGCCCAGCCCTTTGAATTTGCTGATGAGccccaaaacagtaaaaaaatggGCTCTGGACATGAGCTACAACCTCTCACTGTTGTGGACCAAAGGCCTCCAAGCAGAGCCAGCAGCCGAGCCAGCAGCAGACCCCGACCCGACGATCTGGAGATCTAA